One stretch of Plasmodium vivax chromosome 8, whole genome shotgun sequence DNA includes these proteins:
- a CDS encoding hypothetical protein, conserved (encoded by transcript PVX_119625A; Apicoplast targeted protein. Curated by Stuart Ralph, Walter and Eliza Hall Institute of Medical Research, Australia.), producing the protein MNLMRRILLGLLAVSSTVAHCREVKNKLFKGIKRNTKFLVLNEPIVHLGLSEGLLHTLLFDLEIGDSLYTLDEHLLNEQNLKHTNVFHLLMDVYKQVQNSQGGDAIRYVFLCSAFTRVHPLNLELLLRKLNKYIYDGRSHEKGDIDVGAILGEYSAEVRAKRAARSAIGSDSGGSPAKDLVERMLKDEVDFLSSEDQEGSDKFVKPGGTYKGLFVGYGFGGQVPSGESGPPHKGGLLFPSLNSGIIIDITLLRRLCNHLAANPSEESVKLMKDNVQELSNYIGEHLHVKLTPFENACPTDRHNIFLVENEGGTNYDVYRYHLVLHLFGDYKKGSHAGETGAHLGGPTDSALELPSDAAQERPTDAHLAQLIVAYFSLAYSISTCASYSVRSKQETFVDYDSYHLMSIENEIKLHKYIKETEDVQYNSIEEYKSKLHQINKKYDALFDEGQRNWTHKNVLLAVVTSAQTEHRIAHVKSTYDNKENTERVFNSYQPHGGEGNTKGFVGESASGRGDKPKEQPRAGENLLNHDFLKSAFENENVDVEVVYFSDEESKRYDDMLHLKGGGEEGDHPKGDAGDSPQGEELPKKEKHIIYYLYEEYVRKNSAIDFFFICHDDTFVNVKTLIDVLNLTRNECTHARRHMFGKYVKAFDHMDEREDAFLKNFGKGYLHLYRYLKTNFVQTIDALKRYDYLPSYCKGGGAGKGASGGATLTGVPLYIGKRYSGNSSAGGDSGLVHYLAGASGMVLNGEAIKRMYFFKGACGVGAAVAADGATDGAAASGECDARLLNDAALGRWAKAVGILPIDFEGFFPNAPEHYPPDYLSTIKPVSFHQLNEGRTANQTKEAFFHHLVGPTQRRNKTNHEEADTSVDYLERNYKNTIDSIFHFFFYVNMAEECKSADSIIKATERIYSKMGSSKRFNHLFDMATFFTGDVEDMLHFQKRSAGKETYTNNYVQRKGGEPDGQRRPGRGEAGDFNKADDFAPLDDLGEADDWGEEDHLGDMDLGPLGDLDEEEQFDDDDYDYEKYLDGIEAHKRGSGSGSGSVDDQPEDPEWPGGSDDSLDLPPHGDGGSDDSLDLPPHGDGGSDDSLDLPPDGPDYSDDSLDLPPDGPDYSDDSFDLPPEGSEL; encoded by the coding sequence ATGAACCTGATGAGGAGGATACTCCTAGGGCTGCTGGCGGTGAGCAGCACAGTGGCCCACTGCAGGGAAGTGAAGAACAAGCTATTTAAAGGCATCAAAAGGAACACCAAATTTTTAGTGCTGAATGAGCCCATTGTGCATTTGGGGCTGAGCGAAGGGCTGCTGCACACCCTGCTGTTTGATTTAGAGATTGGAGATAGCCTATACACCCTTGACGAGCATCTCCTGAACGAGCAGAATTTGAAGCACACCAATGTTTTTCACCTACTGATGGACGTATACAAGCAGGTGCAGAACAGCCAGGGGGGAGACGCCATTCGCTACGTGTTCCTCTGCTCCGCTTTCACCAGAGTGCACCCCCTAAATTTGGAGCTTCTGCTGAGGAAGCTAAACAAGTACATTTACGACGGGCGCAGCcacgaaaagggggacaTAGACGTGGGCGCGATTCTCGGGGAGTACTCCGCGGAGGTGCGGGCGAAGCGGGCCGCGCGCAGTGCTATCGGCAGTGACAGCGGCGGGAGCCCCGCCAAGGACCTCGTCGAGCGCATGCTGAAGGACGAAGTGGACTTCCTTTCGAGTGAGGACCAGGAGGGGAGTGACAAGTTTGTGAAGCCAGGGGGCACGTACAAGGGGCTCTTCGTTGGCTACGGGTTTGGCGGTCAAGTGCCGTCTGGCGAAAGTGGCCCTCCCCACAAGGGTGGGTTGCTCTTCCCCTCCCTAAACAGCGGCATCATAATAGACATCACCCTGTTAAGGCGCCTTTGCAACCACTTGGCGGCGAATCCCTCCGAGGAGAGCGTCAAGCTAATGAAAGACAACGTGCAAGAGCTCTCCAACTACATCGGGGAGCACCTACACGTGAAGCTAACCCCATTTGAAAATGCCTGCCCCACGGATAGGCACAACATCTTCCTCGTTGAGAACGAGGGGGGGACAAACTACGACGTGTATAGGTACCACCTCGTGCTGCATCTATTTGGGGACTACAAAAAGGGTAGTCATGCTGGTGAGACGGGTGCCCATCTGGGAGGACCCACTGACTCCGCCCTGGAACTGCCGAGCGACGCCGCTCAAGAACGCCCCACTGATGCCCACCTGGCGCAGCTAATCGTCGCCTACTTCAGCCTTGCCTACTCCATATCCACGTGCGCGAGCTACTCCGTCCGTTCCAAGCAGGAGACCTTCGTCGACTACGACAGCTACCACCTCATGAGCATCGAAAATGAAATCAAGCTGCACAAGTACATCAAAGAGACTGAGGACGTTCAGTACAACTCCATTGAGGAGTATAAAAGCAAGTTGCatcaaattaataaaaaatatgatgccTTATTTGATGAAGGCCAACGTAACTGGACCCACAAAAATGTGCTGCTCGCCGTGGTGACGAGTGCTCAAACGGAACACCGCATAGCCCACGTGAAGAGTACCTACGATAATAAGGAGAACACGGAGCGGGTGTTTAATTCGTACCAGCctcacgggggggagggcaaCACGAAAGGCTTCGTTGGAGAGAGTGCCTCCGGGAGGGGGGACAAACCGAAGGAGCAACCCCGCGCAGGGGAAAACCTCCTCAACCACGACTTCCTCAAAAGCGCcttcgaaaatgaaaatgtagaCGTCGAAGTGGTTTACTTTTCAGATGAGGAGAGCAAACGGTATGATGATATGCTCCacctgaagggggggggcgaagAAGGGGACCATCCAAAGGGGGATGCGGGGGACTCTCCACAGGGGGAGGAActcccaaaaaaggaaaagcataTCATTTACTACCTTTATGAGGAGTACGTGAGGAAGAACTCCGCAATagatttctttttcatttgccATGACGACACCTTTGTCAACGTAAAAACGTTAATCGATGTGCTCAACTTAACTCGCAACGAATGCACCCACGCGAGGAGACACATGTTTGGGAAGTACGTCAAGGCGTTTGATCACATGGATGAGAGGGAAGAcgcttttttgaaaaacttcGGAAAAGGATACCTTCACCTGTATAGGTACCTCAAGACAAACTTCGTCCAAACGATTGACGCGCTGAAGAGGTACGACTACCTGCCGAGCtactgcaaaggggggggggcaggcAAGGGCGCATCTGGCGGGGCGACGCTCACCGGTGTGCCGCTCTACATCGGGAAGAGGTACTCTGGCAACTCCTCCGCAGGGGGGGACAGCGGCTTGGTCCACTACTTGGCGGGTGCCTCCGGGATGGTGCTCAACGGGGAGGCCATCAAAAGGATGTACTTCTTCAAGGGGGCTTGCGGTGTGGGGGCCGCAGTAGCCGCGGACGGAGCCACTGACGGAGCCGCTGCCAGCGGAGAGTGCGACGCGCGGCTGCTGAACGACGCCGCCCTGGGCCGGTGGGCCAAGGCCGTGGGCATCCTGCCCATCGACTTCGAAGGCTTCTTCCCCAACGCACCCGAGCATTACCCCCCAGACTACCTGAGCACGATCAAGCCCGTCTCCTTTCACCAGCTGAATGAGGGGAGGACCGCCAATCAAACGAAGGAGGCCTTCTTTCACCACCTAGTTGGTCCCACCCaaaggagaaacaaaacGAACCATGAGGAGGCAGACACGTCAGTGGATTACCTcgaaagaaattataaaaatacaatcGACAGCATCtttcacttcttcttctacGTTAATATGGCCGAAGAGTGCAAATCAGCTGATTCTATAATAAAAGCAACGGAACGGATTTACAGTAAAATGGGCTCTAGCAAAAGGTTTAATCACCTCTTTGATATGGCCACCTTCTTTACTGGGGACGTGGAAGATATGCTCCACTTCCAGAAGAGGTCAGCTGGCAAGGAGACCTACACAAACAATTATGTGCAacggaaggggggggagccagATGGGCAACGTCGCCCtggcaggggggaagcgggtGACTTCAACAAAGCGGACGATTTTGCCCCACTGGACGACTTGGGCGAAGCGGACGactggggggaagaagaccACCTGGGCGACATGGACTTGGGGCCGCTCGGCGATCTggacgaggaggagcagtTCGATGACGATGACTACGACTATGAGAAGTACCTGGACGGGATAGAGGCGCATAAGCGGGGCAGCGGTAGCGGCAGCGGTAGCGTGGATGACCAGCCGGAGGACCCCGAGTGGCCTGGCGGGAGCGATGACAGCTTGGATCTGCCTCCTCACGGCGACGGCGGCAGCGATGACAGTTTGGATCTGCCTCCTCACGGCGACGGCGGCAGCGATGACAGTTTGGACCTCCCCCCTGATGGTCCCGACTACAGCGACGACAGTTTGGACCTCCCCCCTGATGGTCCCGACTACAGCGATGACAGCTTTGATCTGCCCCCCGAAGGAAGCGAATTGTAG
- a CDS encoding hypothetical protein, conserved (encoded by transcript PVX_119620A) — MKGSYSYERSNPGNWNTNAQAMNRRKLNVKNGRSNDMYNYNAGVNKCSGPRANTSNDKKKGFVNEEEEEEAKGKAPQKNVASYHYVDHGYYNMGNANNASYAKQSYYNQAYVKFPNGKGAGGNPSAGGGYGGGGYGGGGYGGGGYGGGGYGGGGYSGGGYGGNGYGGNGYGGNGYGSYGYGGSGYGGSGYAGYGNYGNHGNHGNHGNHGGHSGHGGHGGHSGHGGHGGHGGHGGHGGYDNYEGHGNFSSQYGCYEGYSGYGGGGGYNSGGYNNSGGGGYTHGGHHQGNNNHGGTHDAHNHSASNYASNYASNYGYHSYGAQESGHQASYEHGGAKYHHYHHPHKGNEVHVKYNELISDVYYKSSYYLKKNRKYMQKLLKTNCVINIFLVRHMEADHNREVLESKDKARDLIYKEIKYLDCKASEQGKQMCEDLKNDANNRMYQKIMQLYNDSLQRMDVPPVGGADRSGASNKGATIKGASNPGASNQGASNQGASNQGASNQGASNQGASNQGASNQGASNQGDSNQGASNPGASNPGASNQGASNQGASNQPSNSAANPGATPRKGILERNSDFVIISSPLRRCLETMKYYFNFKRNILVYESVREMAGNYFSDQRSKTSEVKKFCESNFEDYEVICFGENDILFGEKFRESSDQVYCRCLQFLKMAHALAVNYFASLERDSEEAAGEAGEDLCGAVDGAAGEVAAAEGVDKSVEEVQVKREVEVEPEGEAAPEVEVPRDTQEGNPLEKESQCGKSGQGGDAAEGDAPNGVDTAEVQKNPANENQPQESEKERVFNIVLVSHSSFISHFLALLDYFNLDERNFNNCEIRKVTLPLSNTFLFFNNVVNMQLARPLCTNNFPLVFRNKNKVLKKAFKDKNIYTLSTYNDFDEMTCQQPCTLVIYQYAALVKEEKYQKYLEKVKSFVQLANKEHEEEEQIYSNGMFKNYVKKEKKEMGRSILVTDASEHLLYVPKKNAWEVNRKGFFVGQNVVIIVLPDVEPTASANNPSKSKDPKDKSNELSLHMDSVIQVVNNYKHVQDLIKSKDFWKVLKDSISHLDLNTFQEYLIGRYTKVVTSEEADSFCYLDLASCLESKTFMEKFQDRCNGYLKRLKERCDAFAYVDLEQECRHINENLLTEMFPREYPSSGVSGRLPGTGDRATGKEDALLDERTLVRKKFMCIPRRAAVTAKVAAQALFGHSNQAATLGAASLAAGGGEALATSKNFLQENINTLKSFPQSIQNLNVEMFYRDHFFYFHCLHRFIKSKNKVEGLIISKLLAFLDLLRAFDVSATNKIFQKLSKLEGLIENNTSLDEEDRLVNTYSCDKKCAQANNTSYYDESARKYKAIQTLRGRKKGVVDDLNYMRYNLLTVSGGAENVFILNVLK; from the exons ATGAAGGGCAGCTATTCCTATGAAAGAAGCAACCCCGGTAATTGGAACACCAACGCCCAGGCGATGAACAGGAGGAagttaaatgtaaaaaatgggaggagTAACGACATGTACAATTACAACGCCGGGGTGAATAAATGTTCGGGGCCCCGTGCCAACACttcaaatgataaaaaaaagggtttcgtgaatgaggaggaggaggaagaagctaAGGGCAAGGCCCCCCAAAAGAATGTGGCCTCCTACCATTACGTAGACCACGGCTACTACAACATGGGGAATGCTAATAACGCGTCGTATGCGAAGCAGAGTTATTACAATCAGGCATACGTAAAGTTCCCGAACGGGAAGGGGGCCGGCGGCAACCCCAGTGCGGGCGGCGGCTACGGTGGAGGCGGCTACGGAGGAGGCGGTTACGGAGGAGGCGGCTACGGAGGAGGCGGTTACGGAGGAGGCGGTTACAGTGGCGGTGGTTACGGCGGAAACGGCTACGGGGGCAATGGCTACGGGGGCAATGGCTATGGAAGCTACGGCTACGGCGGCAGCGGCTACGGCGGCAGCGGCTATGCTGGCTATGGGAACTACGGCAATCACGGCAATCACGGCAATCACGGCAATCACGGCGGGCACAGCGGGCACGGCGGGCACGGCGGGCACAGCGGGCACGGCGGGCACGGCGGGCACGGCGGGCACGGCGGGCACGGCGGCTACGACAATTACGAGGGGCACGGCAATTTTAGCAGCCAGTACGGCTGCTACGAGGGTTACAGTGGGTATGGCGGTGGAGGCGGCTACAATAGCGGCGGATACAATAATAGTGGTGGGGGCGGGTACACCCATGGGGGCCACCACCAGGGGAATAACAACCACGGCGGCACGCACGACGCGCACAACCACAGCGCCAGCAATTATGCCAGCAATTATGCCAGCAATTATGGGTACCATAGTTACGGCGCGCAGGAGAGCGGCCACCAGGCCAGCTACGAACACGGGGGAGCCAAGTACCACCACTACCACCACCCCCACAAGGGAAACGAGGTGCATGTAAAGTACAACGAGCTGATTAGCGATGTGTATTACAAGTCttcttattatttaaaaaaaaataggaagtaCATGCAGAAGCTGCTCAAGACCAACTGTGTGATTAACATCTTCCTGGTGAGGCACATGGAGGCGGATCACAACAGAGAGGTTCTAGAAAGCAAGGACAAAGCGAGGGACCTAATTTATAAGGAAATAAAGTATTTAGACTGTAAGGCCAGTGAGCAGGGCAAGCAGATGTGTGAGGATCTGAAGAACGACGCGAACAATAGGATGTACCAGAAGATTATGCAGCTGTATAACGACTCCCTGCAGAGGATGGATGTGCCCCCTGTGGGAGGTGCAGACAGGAGCGGTGCGTCTAACAAAGGGGCTACCATCAAGGGTGCCTCTAACCCAGGTGCTTCTAACCAGGGTGCTTCTAACCAGGGTGCTTCTAACCAGGGTGCTTCTAACCAGGGTGCCTCTAACCAGGGTGCCTCTAACCAGGGTGCCTCTAACCAGGGTGCCTCTAACCAAGGCGATTCTAACCAAGGCGCTTCTAACCCAGGCGCTTCTAACCCAGGTGCCTCTAACCAAGGCGCTTCTAACCAAGGCGCTTCTAACCAACCCAGCAACAGCGCCGCCAACCCCGGCGCCACCCCCAGGAAGGGCATCCTCGAACGGAACAGCGACTTCGTCATCATCAGCTCGCCCCTGAGGAGGTGCCTGGAAACCATGAAATACTATTTTAACTTTAAAAGGAACATCCTCGTGTACGAGTCGGTGCGCGAAATGGCTGGCAACTACTTCAGCGACCAGAGGTCCAAGACGTCCGAGGTGAAGAAGTTCTGCGAGAGTAACTTTGAGGACTATGAGGTGATCTGCTTTGGGGAAAACGACATTTTGTTTGGGGAAAAATTTAGGGAGTCGTCCGACCAGGTGTACTGTAGGTGTCTGCAGTTTTTGAAGATGGCGCACGCGCTGGCGGTGAATTACTTTGCTTCGCTCGAGCGGGACAgcgaggaagcggcgggCGAAGCGGGGGAGGACCTGTGCGGCGCCGTGGATGGAGCGGCCGGAGAGGTGGCAGCCGCAGAGGGGGTGGACAAATCGGTCGAAGAGGTGCAAGTCAAGCGGGAAGTCGAAGTGGAGCCGGAAGGCGAAGCGGCGCCGGAAGTTGAGGTGCCGCGGGACACTCAGGAGGGGAACCCCTTAGAGAAGGAGTCCCAGTGTGGGAAGAGCGGCCAGGGGGGGGACGCAGCAGAGGGGGACGCACCAAACGGAGTGGACACAGCGGAAGTGCAGAAGAACCCCGCGAACGAAAACCAACCGCAGGAGAGCGAAAAAGAGCGAGTGTTCAACATCGTGCTGGTTTCGCACAGCTCGTTCATTTCCCACTTTTTGGCCCTCCTGGATTACTTCAATTTGGATGAGCGTAACTTCAATAACTGCGAGATCAGGAAGGTGACGCTCCCCCTGTCGAACACGTTCCTCTTCTTTAACAACGTGGTGAACATGCAGCTAGCCAGGCCCCTCTGCACGAACAATTTCCCCCTCGTCTTtagaaacaaaaataaagtgcTGAAGAAGGCCTTCAAAGATAAGAACATCTATACCCTCAGCACGTATAACGATTTTGATGAAATGACTTGCCAGCAGCCATGCACGTTGGTCATCTATCAGTACGCCGCTTTGGTAAAAGAGGAGAAGTATCAGAAGTACTtggaaaaggtaaaaagcTTTGTTCAGCTAGCGAATAAGGaacatgaagaggaagaacagATCTACTCCAATGGGATGTTTAAGAACTacgtgaagaaggagaagaaggaaatggGTAGGAGCATCCTCGTGACAGATGCTAGTGAGCATTTGCTTTACGTGCCTAAGAAGAATGCTTGGGAGGTAAACAGAAAGGGCTTTTTTGTGGGTCAAAATGTGGTCATCATAGTTCTGCCAGATGTAGAACCCACTGCTAGTGCGAATAACCCCAGCAAGAGTAAAGATCCCAAGGACAAGTCGAATGAACTCTCCCTCCATATGGACAGCGTAATTCAAGTGGTGAACAATTATAAGCATGTGCAGGACCTGATTAAGTCAAAAGATTTTTGGAAAGTCCTCAAGGACAGCATTAGCCATCTAGATCTGAACACATTTCAGGAGTACCTCATTGGGAGATACACCAAAGTCGTTACATCTGAGGAGGCAGACAGTTTCTGCTACCTcgatttggctagctgcttAGAAAGTAAAACCTTTATGGAGAAGTTCCAAGACAGATGCAATGGCTACTTGAAGCGTTTGAAGGAGCGGTGCGATGCTTTTGCCTACGTGGATCTGGAGCAGGAGTGCAGGCATATTAATGAGAACCTGCTGACTGAGATGTTCCCCAGGGAGTACCCCTCCTCCGGTGTAAGCGGCCGTTTGCCCGGTACTGGCGATAGGGCCACTGGTAAGGAAGACGCCCTGCTGGATGAGCGCACCCTAGTTAGGAAGAAGTTCATGTGCATCCCGAGGAGGGCGGCCGTCACCGCGAAGGTGGCCGCGCAGGCGCTCTTCGGGCACTCCAATCAAGCGGCCACGTTGGGGGCAGCCTCGTTAGCTGCGGGAGGAGGAGAGGCCCTGGCGACGAGCAAGAACTTCCTGCAAGAAAACATCAACACGTTGAAGTCCTTCCCGCAGTCCATCCAGAACCTAAATGTGGAGATGTTCTATCGGGACCACTTCTTCTACTTCCACTGCCTGCACcgttttataaaaagcaaaaacaaaGTGGAGGGTCTCATCATTTCGAAGCTGCTGGCCTTCCTGGACTTGCTAAGAGCGTTCGATGTCAGTGCGACGAACAAAATCTTTCAGAAGCTCTCCAAGCTGGAGGGCCTGATCGAGAACAACACCAGCTTGGACGAGGAGGACCGCCTGGTCAACACCTATTCCTGCGATAAGAAGTGCGCCCAGGCGAACAACACCTCCTACTACGACGAGTCCGCGCGCAAGTACAAGGCGATCCAGACGTTGAGAG gaaggaagaaaggagTCGTCGACGACCTGAACTACATGCGCTACAACCTGCTCACCGTCTCGGGCGGAGCCGAGAACGtcttcattttgaatgtcCTGAAGTAG